A DNA window from Argiope bruennichi chromosome X2, qqArgBrue1.1, whole genome shotgun sequence contains the following coding sequences:
- the LOC129960494 gene encoding cytokine-like nuclear factor N-PAC — translation MAAKKDWNIGDLVWAKMKGFPLWPAKIVEPPTDRKSTPKKAHHYVFFFGSLNYAWIHDENIVRHSEEMIQFTSSKKKSTLLKLAIKQIIEEAPKQAKSLVKENKYTEKSSEVLTSGIEKEIAKVQRKKVKTERQEQFIEEAPTQAKSLVKENESPEVLTSGIEKKMAKVQRKKVKTESQEVCKRILPKRHCKDKSEYERTSPPQKLTKSLTEDFSELINNTSPNLSYKHTAVIRPLDEYPSSGITSSEFQPFPTFDLHEPNEAIKAKNVIPSHKKIGFIGLGMMGQRLVKNLLTSNHKVTVWNRTPEKCVEFAKVGAELAQTPSDVVESCDIIFCCVSGPEASKSVVFGKCGILSGLEKSPPGSKRYVEMTTLDPTTSINIGEAINIAGGRYLEAPFSGSRESVEDGSLLILCAGEKKVFYSSYSCLATFSKNIYNLGNDVGTASKMNLILSTFLGVSYVALAEAMALVEHCNLSQVDFVAIMRLRQICSPLLKEKGEAIISRNFKTNNSLKYQQRDITLALTLDNDCGQPISVTTAANEVFQRAKLRNYSDHDVSAVYMGTKY, via the coding sequence ATGGCTGCCAAAAAAGATTGGAATATTGGAGATCTGGTTTGGGCCAAGATGAAGGGTTTTCCTTTATGGCCAGCCAAGATAGTAGAACCTCCTACAGATAGAAAATCTACTCCTAAAAAGGCACAtcattatgtattcttttttggaAGTCTAAATTATGCATGGATACACGATGAAAATATTGTCCGTCATTCTGAAGAAATGATACAGTTTACTTCCAGTAAGAAAAAATCAACCcttttaaaattagcaataaaacaaatcattgaaGAAGCACCCAAACAAGCTAAATCACtagtcaaagaaaataaatatactgaGAAGTCTTCTGAAGTATTGACAAGTGGTATTGAAAAGGAAATTGCTAAAGtacaaagaaagaaagtgaaaactGAAAGACAAGAACAATTCATTGAAGAAGCACCCACACAAGCTAAATCACTTGTCAAAGAAAATGAATCTCCTGAAGTATTGACAAGtggtattgaaaagaaaatggctaaagtacaaagaaagaaagtgaaaactGAAAGCCAGGAAGTTTGCAAGAGGATTTTACCTAAACGACATTGTAAGGATAAATCAGAATATGAAAGAACATCTCCTCCTCAGAAGTTAACTAAAAGCCTTACTGAAGATTTctctgaattaattaataatacatctCCTAATTTAAGCTATAAGCATACAGCTGTTATCAGACCATTAGATGAGTATCCTTCTTCAGGAATTACCAGCAGTGAATTTCAACCATTTCCTACTTTTGATTTACATGAACCCAATGAAGccataaaagcaaaaaatgtcaTACCATCGCATAAGAAGATAGGATTTATTGGTCTCGGAATGATGGGTCAAAGGCTTGTTAAAAATCTGCTTACTTCCAATCACAAGGTCACAGTTTGGAATCGAACCCCTGAGAAATGTGTAGAGTTTGCTAAAGTTGGAGCTGAGCTTGCACAGACTCCAAGTGATGTAGTTGAAAGTTGTGACATAATTTTTTGCTGTGTTTCTGGTCCTGAGGCCTCAAAAAGCGTGGTTTTTGGAAAATGTGGCATTCTGTCAGGTCTTGAAAAGTCGCCACCTGGATCAAAACGTTATGTTGAAATGACTACATTGGATCCAACTACTTCAATAAACATTGGAGAAGCTATAAACATTGCAGGTGGAAGATATCTTGAAGCTCCATTTAGTGGATCTAGAGAAAGCGTAGAAGATGGAAGTCTGTTAATTTTGTGTGCAGGCGAAAAGAAAGTTTTTTACTCTTCTTACAGTTGCTTAGCtaccttttcaaaaaatatatataatcttggcAATGATGTTGGCACAGCTTCTAAGATGAATCTGATTCTTAGTACATTCTTGGGAGTATCATATGTTGCCTTGGCAGAAGCCATGGCACTTGTTGAGCATTGCAATCTTTCTCAGGTCGACTTTGTGGCAATTATGCGACTTCGACAAATATGTTCACCCCTTCTTAAAGAAAAAGGAGAAGCCATAATATCACGTaactttaaaactaataattctcTTAAGTATCAACAAAGAGATATAACTTTGGCTCTTACACTGGATAATGACTGTGGTCAGCCAATCTCAGTCACAACAGCAGCAAATGAAGTGTTCCAACGTGCTAAACTTCGAAATTATTCTGACCATGATGTATCTGCTGTTTACATGGGAACTAAGTATTAG